The proteins below come from a single Cupriavidus pauculus genomic window:
- a CDS encoding CocE/NonD family hydrolase — translation MSDHDTRGHAWKTAPSAYLANRPSAFAVPPQPVSRYLPMRDGCRLAADIYLPAPLPGTSAPESFPTVVIFTPYYRRFRLSGTGAEASPNAAKYRDAFVPKGYAVVVVDVRGTGASFGTRDTLRSPSERDDYREVAEWIANQTWSNGKIGSTGISYLGAAACFLASTGHPAVKAIAPLFSVSDIYSEQLYIGGNLSKVWVEAYDELMLALDQDRRELVAKFPYFNDARFHGPERVDEDADGALLAAAIAEHRNNFTLADLAPEFAYRDGAAFHDPSLDSGSCSPYRYLDGIQPDVAVYSISGWYDGGGYANGAITRFLSLPHDDNRLLLGPWDHGARTNVSPWREKPASDFPLLGEVLRFFDEHLLGMDTGLDSESRIHYHSIHDNLWHAADAWPPVPGNERWYLGAGDTLSPHPPSAASQRTFRVSFDWTTGRKTRYERLGAANIEDYYADWAEHEARLPHFDSAPVATPMAIAGHVIAHLNVASSQPDAAVYVYLSEVEADGTVRYITEGLLRASHRQTEPCPPEYRTTWPYRAHRRADAERLVPGEPVTLDFALLPVAWTLAAGSRLRVSLAGGDRGHFPQVPHGRPPVLTFGLGGNGGCYIEVPVSNAADGR, via the coding sequence ATGTCCGATCACGATACCCGGGGTCACGCCTGGAAGACGGCCCCCTCGGCCTACCTGGCAAACCGCCCCTCGGCGTTCGCGGTCCCGCCGCAGCCCGTCTCCCGTTACCTGCCCATGCGCGACGGATGCCGCCTTGCCGCGGACATCTATTTGCCCGCGCCCCTGCCCGGCACGTCCGCGCCTGAAAGCTTTCCGACCGTCGTCATCTTCACGCCCTACTATCGCCGCTTCCGGCTGTCGGGCACCGGTGCCGAAGCCAGCCCCAATGCCGCGAAGTACCGCGATGCCTTCGTGCCCAAGGGCTATGCCGTGGTCGTCGTGGACGTGCGCGGCACGGGCGCCAGCTTCGGCACGCGCGATACATTGCGCTCGCCCTCCGAGCGCGACGACTACCGCGAGGTCGCGGAATGGATCGCGAACCAGACGTGGTCGAATGGAAAGATCGGCTCGACCGGCATCTCTTACCTCGGCGCCGCGGCCTGCTTCCTGGCCAGCACCGGCCACCCCGCCGTGAAAGCCATCGCACCGCTGTTCTCGGTCTCCGACATCTACAGCGAGCAGCTCTATATCGGCGGCAACCTGTCCAAGGTCTGGGTGGAAGCCTATGACGAACTGATGCTCGCGCTCGATCAGGACCGCCGCGAGCTGGTCGCGAAGTTTCCGTACTTCAACGACGCGCGCTTCCATGGTCCGGAGCGCGTGGACGAGGATGCGGACGGCGCGCTGCTGGCGGCCGCCATCGCCGAGCACCGCAACAATTTCACGCTCGCGGACCTTGCGCCGGAGTTCGCCTATCGCGACGGCGCGGCGTTCCATGACCCGTCGCTGGACTCCGGCAGCTGCAGTCCATACCGCTATCTGGACGGCATCCAACCCGATGTCGCCGTCTATTCGATTTCGGGCTGGTACGACGGCGGCGGCTACGCCAATGGCGCGATCACGCGCTTCCTCTCGCTGCCCCACGACGACAACCGCTTGCTGCTGGGTCCGTGGGACCACGGCGCGCGCACGAACGTATCGCCGTGGCGCGAGAAGCCTGCCTCGGATTTCCCGTTGCTGGGCGAGGTCCTGCGTTTCTTCGACGAACATCTGCTGGGGATGGATACCGGCCTCGATAGCGAATCGCGCATTCACTATCACAGCATTCACGACAACCTGTGGCATGCGGCCGATGCGTGGCCGCCCGTGCCCGGCAACGAACGCTGGTATCTGGGCGCTGGAGACACGCTGTCACCGCACCCCCCATCGGCGGCAAGCCAACGCACGTTCCGCGTCAGCTTCGACTGGACGACGGGCCGGAAAACGCGCTACGAGCGTCTTGGCGCCGCGAATATCGAGGACTACTACGCGGACTGGGCCGAGCACGAAGCGCGGCTGCCGCATTTCGATTCGGCGCCCGTCGCCACGCCGATGGCCATCGCGGGCCATGTGATCGCGCATCTGAACGTCGCATCGTCGCAGCCGGATGCCGCGGTCTATGTCTATCTCTCAGAAGTGGAAGCGGACGGCACGGTGCGCTACATCACGGAAGGGCTGCTCCGCGCGTCGCATCGGCAGACGGAGCCCTGCCCGCCTGAATACCGGACCACGTGGCCCTACCGGGCGCACCGGCGCGCGGATGCCGAGCGGCTGGTCCCTGGCGAACCGGTGACCCTCGACTTCGCTTTGCTGCCCGTTGCGTGGACGCTCGCGGCCGGCAGCAGGCTCCGCGTATCGCTGGCCGGTGGCGATCGCGGGCACTTCCCGCAGGTGCCGCATGGCCGGCCACCGGTGCTGACGTTCGGGCTGGGCGGGAACGGCGGATGCTATATCGAGGTCCCCGTTTCGAACGCCGCGGACGGCCGCTAG
- a CDS encoding LysR substrate-binding domain-containing protein has product MDFRQLRYFSRIVELESITAAADALHIAQPSLSQHVANLEAELDARLLVRGPFGARPTETGKILYRHAKMVLRQMEEAHAAVRHGRDVPSGHVRVGLPTSTSRVLAVPLLRYVADNVPDVTVEIVEGSSADLAELVATQKLDICISMDSQQRPNMHLLPLLDEDLMAVGPGPSSGEAPLTLAEVAELPLLLPSFPNSVRVLTDRAFIAAGLELTLVAETSAVSVLLSAVGAGMGWTILPWSALANEPAGAYACLPISDSSLSRRVFLCVAGSARLSLACRTIEAAMLRLIVASIDSQAWRGVHPLSNLALLAASDAELLPQDR; this is encoded by the coding sequence ATGGATTTCCGCCAGCTCCGTTATTTTTCCCGCATCGTCGAACTCGAAAGCATTACCGCCGCCGCGGATGCGCTGCATATCGCGCAGCCGTCGCTGAGTCAGCATGTGGCGAATCTCGAAGCCGAACTCGATGCCAGGTTACTGGTGCGGGGTCCCTTCGGCGCGCGCCCGACCGAGACCGGCAAGATTCTCTACCGGCATGCCAAGATGGTCCTTCGGCAAATGGAAGAGGCGCATGCGGCCGTGCGTCACGGACGCGATGTGCCGTCCGGGCATGTGCGCGTCGGCCTGCCGACCAGCACGTCGCGCGTCCTCGCCGTGCCGTTGCTCAGGTACGTCGCCGACAACGTCCCCGACGTGACCGTCGAGATCGTCGAAGGCAGCAGCGCGGATCTCGCCGAACTGGTGGCGACGCAGAAGCTCGATATCTGCATCTCGATGGACTCCCAGCAGCGGCCCAACATGCATCTGCTGCCGCTGCTCGACGAGGACCTCATGGCGGTCGGCCCCGGCCCCTCGTCCGGCGAGGCGCCGCTGACGCTGGCGGAGGTCGCGGAACTGCCGCTGTTGTTGCCAAGCTTTCCGAATTCCGTGCGGGTCCTCACGGACCGCGCCTTTATCGCGGCGGGGCTCGAGCTCACGCTCGTGGCGGAAACGAGCGCGGTATCGGTACTGCTGTCGGCCGTCGGCGCCGGCATGGGCTGGACGATCCTGCCATGGAGCGCGCTGGCCAACGAACCGGCCGGCGCCTACGCATGCCTGCCCATCTCCGATTCCTCGCTATCGCGCCGTGTCTTCCTGTGCGTGGCGGGTTCCGCGCGACTCAGTCTTGCATGCCGGACGATCGAAGCCGCGATGCTGCGCCTGATCGTGGCGTCGATCGACTCGCAGGCATGGCGGGGCGTGCATCCGCTCAGCAACCTCGCGCTGCTCGCCGCCAGCGATGCGGAACTGCTTCCGCAAGATCGATAA
- a CDS encoding FadR/GntR family transcriptional regulator codes for MEQRLQGGNEPTLADRVTELLSGQIRKGVYPVNARLPTEKFMTEQFGVSRTVIREAISRLKSEGLVESRQGSGTVVLDPTSAEVFRLGSRSGRDNADPALGVVRILELRRGIEAEMAALAAVRRSDAQMTEIREALQAIDRAVDAGGDGVEEDLAFHIAVSRATGNPHYTELLGMLTRSLRDAIRLTRGNESRRSDLTAQVRREHADICAAIEAQDAPRAREAAFLHMRNTEERISTAERDFWTGDSRTAAQRLAGADLATVLRRGS; via the coding sequence ATGGAGCAGCGATTACAGGGCGGCAACGAACCGACCCTCGCGGATCGGGTCACGGAGTTGTTATCGGGGCAGATCCGGAAAGGGGTCTATCCGGTCAACGCGCGCCTGCCGACGGAAAAATTCATGACCGAGCAGTTCGGCGTGAGCCGGACCGTGATCCGTGAGGCGATCTCGCGCCTGAAGTCGGAAGGGCTGGTGGAGAGCCGGCAGGGCAGCGGCACGGTCGTGCTCGATCCGACGAGCGCGGAGGTATTCCGCCTGGGCAGCCGATCGGGCCGCGACAATGCCGACCCCGCGCTGGGCGTGGTCCGCATTCTCGAGTTACGGCGTGGCATCGAAGCCGAGATGGCGGCGCTGGCGGCCGTGCGGCGCAGCGATGCGCAGATGACGGAGATTCGTGAAGCGCTGCAGGCGATCGATCGCGCCGTGGATGCCGGCGGCGACGGCGTCGAGGAAGACCTGGCTTTCCATATCGCGGTGTCCCGCGCGACGGGCAATCCGCACTACACCGAACTGCTGGGCATGCTGACGCGATCGCTGCGCGATGCCATCCGCCTGACCCGCGGCAACGAATCGCGCCGCAGCGACCTGACCGCGCAGGTCAGGCGCGAACACGCCGATATCTGCGCGGCCATCGAAGCCCAGGACGCCCCGCGCGCGCGGGAAGCGGCGTTCCTCCATATGCGCAACACGGAGGAACGCATCTCCACGGCGGAGCGCGACTTCTGGACCGGCGACAGCCGCACGGCGGCGCAACGGCTGGCGGGGGCGGATCTGGCGACCGTGCTGCGGCGGGGCAGCTAG
- a CDS encoding 2-hydroxyacid dehydrogenase — MPPEVEAALQARFDVALNESDALLPPATIAERARGASVLFVTATERVDGQLLRQLSPALKTVATLSVGHDHIDLATARELGIDVLHTPDVLSDACAEIAMMLLLNAARRGFEADRMVRSAQWPGWAPTQLLGKGLVGKRLGIFGMGRIGRAIAARARAFGMQIHYHNRSRLSPDMEDGATFQPTLEALCRHSDMLMVAAPGSPQLKGALDAAHLAALPRGAVVANISRGDIVDDDALIDALTSGHVFAAGLDVFANEPHIDARYRELDNVFLSPHIGSATEETRNAMGWLLIDGLAALRRGERPANLIS; from the coding sequence ATGCCGCCGGAGGTCGAGGCCGCCCTGCAGGCGCGCTTCGACGTGGCGCTCAACGAGAGCGATGCGCTGCTGCCCCCCGCAACCATTGCCGAGCGGGCCCGAGGCGCAAGCGTCCTCTTCGTGACGGCGACCGAACGCGTCGATGGCCAACTGCTGCGGCAGCTGTCGCCGGCGCTGAAGACCGTGGCCACGCTCTCGGTCGGCCACGACCATATCGACCTCGCCACGGCGCGCGAGCTCGGCATCGACGTCCTCCACACCCCCGATGTCCTCAGCGATGCCTGCGCGGAGATCGCGATGATGCTGTTGCTCAACGCGGCCAGGCGCGGCTTCGAAGCGGACCGCATGGTGCGTAGCGCGCAGTGGCCCGGCTGGGCGCCCACGCAACTGCTCGGCAAGGGCCTGGTCGGCAAGCGGCTCGGCATCTTCGGCATGGGCCGCATCGGCCGGGCCATTGCCGCGCGGGCGCGCGCGTTCGGCATGCAGATCCACTATCACAACCGGTCCCGCCTCTCGCCCGACATGGAAGACGGCGCGACCTTCCAACCCACGCTGGAGGCCCTTTGCCGGCACAGCGACATGCTGATGGTCGCGGCGCCGGGCTCCCCGCAACTCAAGGGCGCGCTGGACGCCGCGCATCTTGCCGCGCTGCCGCGCGGTGCCGTGGTCGCGAATATCTCGCGCGGCGACATCGTCGATGACGACGCATTGATCGACGCGCTGACGTCCGGTCACGTCTTTGCGGCCGGGCTCGATGTGTTTGCGAACGAACCCCATATCGACGCGCGCTATCGCGAACTCGACAACGTGTTTCTCAGCCCGCATATCGGCAGCGCCACCGAGGAAACACGCAATGCCATGGGCTGGCTGCTGATCGATGGCCTTGCCGCATTACGCCGTGGCGAGCGCCCCGCCAACCTGATTTCCTGA
- a CDS encoding NAD-dependent succinate-semialdehyde dehydrogenase, giving the protein MQIQNTSLFRQQCHVNGQWVDASDGEVVPVTNPATGKSIGSVPRMTAADVESAIAAAEQALPAWRATSARERSKLLRRWYDLCMANQEDLATILTLEQGKPLKESRGEIAYGSGFLEWFSEEARRIYGDVIPAPSSDRRIVVIKQPVGVVAAITPWNFPNAMITRKAGAALAAGCTIVIKPASATPFSALALAELAREAGIPDGVLNVVTGSASVVGNVLTKSPVVRKLSFTGSTEVGKTLLEQCAGTVKKVSMELGGNAPFLIFDDADLDAAVAGVMASKFRNAGQTCVCANRIFVQDGVYDAFAEKLRVAVEAQKVGDGMSPGVDLGPLIDDAAVEKVREHIVDAVALGAQVFTGGKPHALGGRFFTPTILTDVSPKAKLMNEETFGPVAPLIHFKTEAEGVAMANDTPFGLAAYFYTTDYARSWRVAEALECGIVGLNEGLISTEVAPFGGVKESGIGREGSKYGIEDYIEVKYICAGGLAPR; this is encoded by the coding sequence ATGCAGATTCAGAACACCTCCCTGTTTCGCCAGCAGTGCCACGTCAACGGTCAATGGGTCGATGCCTCCGATGGCGAGGTCGTGCCCGTCACCAACCCGGCCACCGGCAAGTCCATCGGTTCCGTGCCCCGTATGACCGCGGCCGACGTCGAGTCCGCCATCGCCGCCGCCGAGCAGGCGCTGCCCGCGTGGCGCGCCACGAGCGCGCGCGAGCGCAGCAAGCTGCTGCGCCGCTGGTATGACCTCTGCATGGCGAATCAGGAAGACCTCGCCACCATCCTCACGCTCGAGCAGGGCAAGCCCCTGAAGGAATCGCGCGGCGAGATCGCCTACGGGTCGGGGTTCCTCGAGTGGTTTTCGGAAGAGGCACGCCGCATCTATGGCGACGTGATTCCCGCCCCGTCGTCGGACCGCCGGATCGTCGTGATCAAGCAGCCGGTCGGCGTGGTCGCGGCCATCACGCCATGGAATTTCCCCAACGCGATGATCACGCGCAAGGCCGGGGCCGCCCTCGCCGCCGGCTGCACGATCGTGATCAAGCCCGCCTCGGCCACGCCGTTCTCGGCGCTGGCACTGGCCGAGCTTGCCAGGGAAGCGGGCATTCCCGATGGCGTGCTCAATGTCGTGACGGGCTCCGCGTCCGTCGTGGGCAACGTGCTGACGAAAAGCCCCGTGGTCCGCAAGCTGTCGTTCACGGGTTCCACGGAAGTCGGCAAGACGCTGCTCGAACAATGCGCGGGCACGGTCAAGAAGGTGTCGATGGAACTGGGCGGCAACGCGCCGTTCCTGATCTTCGACGATGCCGACCTCGATGCCGCGGTCGCGGGCGTCATGGCCTCCAAGTTCCGCAACGCCGGCCAGACCTGCGTCTGCGCGAACCGGATCTTCGTGCAGGACGGCGTCTACGACGCGTTCGCCGAAAAGCTTCGCGTGGCCGTGGAAGCGCAGAAGGTCGGCGACGGCATGTCCCCGGGCGTCGACCTCGGCCCGCTGATCGACGACGCGGCGGTCGAGAAGGTCCGCGAGCATATCGTCGACGCGGTGGCGCTCGGCGCGCAGGTGTTCACGGGCGGCAAGCCCCATGCGCTCGGCGGCCGTTTCTTTACGCCGACGATCCTGACCGACGTCTCGCCGAAGGCGAAGCTCATGAACGAGGAGACGTTCGGCCCGGTCGCGCCGCTGATCCACTTCAAGACCGAGGCGGAAGGCGTCGCGATGGCCAACGACACGCCGTTCGGCCTCGCCGCGTACTTCTACACCACCGACTACGCCCGCTCGTGGCGCGTGGCGGAAGCGCTCGAATGCGGCATCGTCGGCCTGAACGAAGGGCTGATCTCGACAGAGGTCGCGCCGTTCGGCGGCGTCAAGGAATCGGGGATCGGACGCGAAGGCTCGAAATACGGCATCGAGGACTATATCGAAGTCAAGTACATCTGCGCCGGCGGACTGGCGCCCCGGTAA
- a CDS encoding NAD(P)-dependent oxidoreductase, with amino-acid sequence MKTVGMIGIGMMGHGIATNVVKHGHPLVVLAHPGNQPLDALLTAGARQVATIPELAAQADIVILCVTGTPEVEDVLFSQNALLSALRPGTVVIDCSTAIPSSTERIAAAVHKAGGKFLDAPMTRTPKEAAEGRLNLIVGGDPALYRECLPLLQSFAENITFAGPVGSGHRLKLLHNFVSLGFSAVLAEAAACAARADVNPEVLIDVLAKGGGAGVILERLRPFIEHGDGSGFRFTIANALKDMTYYDTMAREIGASHTTSTAIRETYSGAYVQRATGTVPELVALLAQPGSAQ; translated from the coding sequence ATGAAGACCGTAGGCATGATCGGCATCGGCATGATGGGCCATGGCATTGCGACGAACGTGGTGAAGCATGGCCATCCACTGGTCGTTCTCGCGCATCCGGGCAACCAGCCGCTGGACGCGCTGCTGACCGCGGGCGCGCGTCAGGTCGCGACGATTCCCGAACTCGCGGCGCAGGCGGACATCGTGATCCTGTGCGTCACGGGCACGCCCGAAGTGGAGGACGTGCTGTTCAGCCAGAACGCACTGCTGAGCGCGCTGCGGCCCGGCACGGTCGTGATCGACTGCTCCACGGCCATCCCTTCCTCCACCGAGCGCATCGCCGCGGCCGTGCACAAGGCAGGCGGCAAGTTCCTCGATGCGCCGATGACGCGTACCCCCAAGGAAGCGGCGGAGGGCCGGCTGAACCTGATCGTCGGCGGCGACCCCGCGCTCTATCGCGAATGCCTGCCCTTGCTGCAGAGCTTTGCCGAGAACATTACGTTCGCCGGCCCCGTGGGATCGGGCCATCGGCTGAAGCTGCTGCACAACTTCGTATCCCTAGGTTTCTCCGCGGTGCTCGCGGAGGCGGCCGCCTGCGCGGCGCGCGCGGACGTCAATCCCGAGGTGCTGATCGACGTGCTGGCCAAGGGCGGCGGCGCGGGCGTGATTCTGGAGCGGCTGCGTCCCTTTATCGAGCATGGCGACGGCTCGGGCTTCCGCTTCACGATTGCCAATGCGCTCAAGGACATGACGTACTACGACACGATGGCGCGCGAGATCGGCGCCAGCCACACCACGTCCACGGCCATTCGCGAAACCTATTCCGGGGCTTACGTCCAGCGCGCGACGGGCACCGTGCCGGAACTCGTCGCCCTGCTCGCGCAACCCGGTTCCGCTCAATAA